The Argonema galeatum A003/A1 genomic interval CATTCATGTGTAAATTTCACAGTATTGAAAAAGCAATAAATTCACCGAAATATAGCCTCTTACTGATATCCCGCTGCCTGAATTGAAAAAAGCTTCTGGTAAAGTCCCTGTGCCTTCAACAATTCTGCGTGAGTTCCTTGTTCTACGACAGATCCTCCTTCCAGTACTACAATCGTATCAGCCATACGCACAGTAGAAAAACGGTGCGAAATCAGCACAACCATCTGATTTTTAGTCACTTTCGATAAGCGATCGAAAACTTCAGCCTCCGCCAAAGCATCCATTGCTGCTGTCGGTTCATCCAGCACCAAAATATCTGCCTCACTTCGCATAAATGTCCGTGAAAGAGCTATTTTTTGCCATTGTCCGCCAGAAAGTTCAGTTCCGCCTTTAAACCAACGCCCCAACTGAGTAAAAAAGCCAGCAGGCATAGACTCAATAAAAGCTTTAGCTTGACCCTTTTCGGAAGCAATCTCCCAACGTCTTAAATCTTCTAAATTTTCCACATCCCCAACGCCCACATTTTCTCCTACCGTGAATTGGTAGCGAACAAAGTCCTGGAAAATAACGCTTATTCTTCGGTGCAATACTGATATATCCCACGACTGTAAGTCCAAACCATCCAGCAAAATGCGCCCAGATGAAGGCACGTACAATCGGGTTACAAGCTTAATCAAAGTGGTTTTGCCCGATCCATTTTCACCTACTATCGCCAGTTTTTGTCCCGGTTTCAGGTGTAGCGAAATTCCCTTTAAAGCAGGTTGAGAACTACCTGGGTAAGTGAAGTAAACATTGTCGAAACGAACACCATCATTAGCAATTAAACCTTTGGTAGCTTTACCTTTAGATTTGGGAATGTCTTGCTCTAGAAATTCATATAAATTAGATAGATACAGATTATCTTCGTACATCCCGCCAATGGAACTAAGAGTAGAAGAAAAAGTAGACTGTCCTTGGCGGAAAACCATTAGGTACATGGTCATATCGCCAAGGGTGATGCGACCTAAAATGGTTTCTAATACAATCCAAGCGTAAGCAACATAAAAGGCACCTGTACTCAGCAATCCCAACAAGTAACCCCAAACACCCCGGCGTATTGTTAAGTTTCGATCCTCGTCGTACAATCGGTGAAAAATGTCCCGATACCGTTGTAGCAACATTTGCCCCAACTGGTAAAGTTTTACCTCTTTGGCGTAATCTTCCCTGGCAATTAAAGTTTCTAAGTAAGTTTGCTGCCTGGTTTCCGGGGAACGCCACCGGAATAGGCGAAAAGCTTCTCCTGCAAAGCGAGTTTCGGCGATAAAGGCAGGTACGGCGGAGGAAGCGAGTACGGCTACTGCCCATACTGAAAATTGCAATAGCAAACCGCCGTATGTTACAAGGGAAAGAGCATCTTGGACTAGCTTGAAGGTACGGTTTACTAAACTTAGGGGACGGCTTGATGCCTCTCGCCGCGCCGTATTCAATTTGTCGTAAAACTCTGAATCTTCAAAGTGGGTAAGGTCGAGGGTGAGTGCTTTTTCTAAGATGAGGACGTTGACTTTTTGACCGAGTTCAACTCGCAGTAAAGACTGGCAGATACTAAGACCTCGTTGACTGCCTGTTAACAGCATGACGAAGAGAGCCTCTAGTCCAACATAGCCTAAAGCTGACCAGCGTGCGCTTGCTTGTCCCGATTGGGAAGCATTGACTACTGCATCTACAATTAACTTACCATTGTAAGCTACTGCTGCTGGTAGCAAACCACCTATTAAGGTGAGGGTGGCAATAATTATTGTGAGGGTGCGGTTAGTACTCCAGACTAAGCTTATAGCGCGTGCGTTGTACTGGAATAATGATAGAGATTGGCGTATGCGTTGCCAAAGAAGTTTTGGGGCGGTTGCTTTTTTGTGACGACTCATATCTTCTGTATAATCTATTTGTAAAGATTGTCGCAATTTTGTAGTATTTCGTAAGGTTAAAGTGAGCGAAGATTTTGAAGCATTTCAGGACAAAGATGGCACGGATGAAATAGTTTAAGGAATTTTGAGTCATAAAGCTGAAATAAAATTCTCTTCTGGTTCCCACAAACCCTAAAATTCATATAGGACGGGCTTTGGCGGTTTTAAAGGGGCAAATTTCATACTTAGCGATCGCTTAAGCTGTAGAAGGCGAACTATGCGAACGCAGAGCTGGAAACCCTGCTTGAGGCTAGCAAGTCTTCCATACTAGACGCGATCGCTTTTTTCAGATGATAAAGATGAAACTTCAACTCTTAACTTCTATTCTCTTGTTGACTTTCTTGGGTTTAGCCGCTCCAGCGCGAGCCTATAATCCCCAACACTTAAGGATATTGCTACAAACAAAGGTATGCCGAGGGTGCGACCTCAGCGATGCGCCCCTTGCGCGGATGGATCTCAGCGATGCCGACCTACGCAATGCTTACCTTGCAGGTGCTAACTTACAAGGTGCGAACCTATCCGGTGCCAAACTTGTTCGTGCCGATTTGACCAACGCCAACTTGAGTCAGGCTTATTTGGTAGGGGCCGATCTCAAACAAGCCTTTCTCACTAACGCTGACTTAAGAGGTGCGGATATGAGATTAACCCGCCTCAGTTTTGCCGCTCTGGGCCATGCAGACCTCAGCAATGCCGACTTAAGCGGGGCTGAATTGATGGGCACGACTCTCCGAGAGGCTAACTTAATTGGCGTAGACTTAAGCAGAGCTATTCTCAAGAAAACCACTATGCCCGATGGCAGAATTCGCGATTCGGAGCAGGAGCGGAAATGATCGGCTTTGACACAATTAAATTAGCTGTTGAAGCGGCTGGGGAGTAAATGTAAAACTGCCGCCCCCTTAGAAACCCGGTTTCTCCAAGAAACCGGGTTTCTAATCACGTTCATTTGTTTACAAACAGCCTCTAACGTTTATTAAGACTTTATTTTTTAGGTATCTTCCCCGCGATAGGGGCTGGTCTCAAGGGTTTATGCCAATATAAGTATTGGGGATCGCTGCTTTTTGCATAAATCCTCATAATCAAGTATTATAACTAATGGCAACAGCCCGATCCTTTTTTAGCTAGAAGTTTGCAATTTTAGGGTCTGGGTTAACCCAGGTGTCTATTACCTGAAAAATTGATTTTTCAAACCGACAATTACGGATGCTAGCTTTTGGCTTTTTCTTAAAAAACGAGTAAATTGAGAGATTTTAAAATGCTAATGGTACAGAAGATCCGGTGTCCCAACTGCGGCAGTTATGGCGAACGTCACTACGTTAGTAATCTAATCACAACTCAATGTCCCACTTGCGATTACTTAATGGTGACTTGCTCTCGCACTGGAAAGGTTATAGAGGCTTACGCTCCTGGTAGATATGTCCACCGATAGAAGGTATTTTTGCTAATTTCTTGTACTCTATCCCTGTCCACTAATTACTTCTAAAGTAAACCCAGCTCTTTTAAGTCTGGGATAGTTGGGATGAAATCATTGACAATTCTATTTCCTGTGCTAAGAAAGAGATCGAGCTAAAAAAATAAAAATTATCAGCTGTCTCAGTACAGAGGTCGAAGCATGGCATTTACCAGTAATTGTGCCTGTTTCCTTTCTTTTTCCTTAGCAGGTGCTTTAGCGCTAGCAGCACCATCGGCTACGGCACAACCCATCGTACCAGCACCCGACGGCACCGGCACTGTCGTCACTCCTGAAGGAAATCGCCTTGACATCACGGGTGGAACTAAGTCTGGGGATGGTAGCAACTTATTTCACAGTTTCACCGAATTCGGCCTCAACACCGGACAAATTGCTAATTTTTTATCGCAACCGAATATCCTAAATATTCTGGCGCGGATAAATGGCGGAAATATTTCTTATATTAATGGTCTGATACAGGTTACGGGTGGTAATTCTAACATATTTTTAATAAATCCGTCTGGTATTGTGTTTGGCTCTAATGCGAGTTTAAATGTGCCAGCTGGTTTTATGGCAACTACAGCCAACGGAATTGGCTTTGGCAATAACTGGTTTAACGCAGCTGGGGAAAATAATTATGCGGCACTGGTAGGAATGCCTAATGCCTTTGCTTTTACCATGAAGCAGCCTGGAAGTGTTGTCAACTCTGGTAATTTGGCAGTAGGGGTTGGGCAAGATTTAAC includes:
- a CDS encoding ABC transporter ATP-binding protein codes for the protein MSRHKKATAPKLLWQRIRQSLSLFQYNARAISLVWSTNRTLTIIIATLTLIGGLLPAAVAYNGKLIVDAVVNASQSGQASARWSALGYVGLEALFVMLLTGSQRGLSICQSLLRVELGQKVNVLILEKALTLDLTHFEDSEFYDKLNTARREASSRPLSLVNRTFKLVQDALSLVTYGGLLLQFSVWAVAVLASSAVPAFIAETRFAGEAFRLFRWRSPETRQQTYLETLIAREDYAKEVKLYQLGQMLLQRYRDIFHRLYDEDRNLTIRRGVWGYLLGLLSTGAFYVAYAWIVLETILGRITLGDMTMYLMVFRQGQSTFSSTLSSIGGMYEDNLYLSNLYEFLEQDIPKSKGKATKGLIANDGVRFDNVYFTYPGSSQPALKGISLHLKPGQKLAIVGENGSGKTTLIKLVTRLYVPSSGRILLDGLDLQSWDISVLHRRISVIFQDFVRYQFTVGENVGVGDVENLEDLRRWEIASEKGQAKAFIESMPAGFFTQLGRWFKGGTELSGGQWQKIALSRTFMRSEADILVLDEPTAAMDALAEAEVFDRLSKVTKNQMVVLISHRFSTVRMADTIVVLEGGSVVEQGTHAELLKAQGLYQKLFSIQAAGYQ
- a CDS encoding pentapeptide repeat-containing protein, yielding MKLQLLTSILLLTFLGLAAPARAYNPQHLRILLQTKVCRGCDLSDAPLARMDLSDADLRNAYLAGANLQGANLSGAKLVRADLTNANLSQAYLVGADLKQAFLTNADLRGADMRLTRLSFAALGHADLSNADLSGAELMGTTLREANLIGVDLSRAILKKTTMPDGRIRDSEQERK